In Bradyrhizobium sp. 170, the DNA window TGCCTGAATCATTTGTGGTCCAGCGCGAGACGCAGATCGCGGCGCCGCGCGCCAGTGTGTTCGCCTTCCTGACGGACCCTGAGAAGATCGTGCAATGGATGGGCAGCGAGGCCGTGACGGAGATGCATCCGGGCGGGCTTTATCTCCTGAAGGGCGTCGGCAGCGCGACGGCGCGCGGCACGTTCCGCGAGGTGGTGCCGGTGCATCGCCTTGCCTACAGCTTTGGCTGGGAAGGCAATGACGAGGTGCCGCCGGGATCGGGCCTGATCGAAATCGACCTGATCGAACAGGATGGCGGCACGTTGCTGCGCATGACCCATAGCGGGCTTCCCAGCGCGGCTCACCAGGCGAGCCACGCCAAGGGCTGGATCCATTATATCGACAGGCTGACCAAGGCGGCCTCCGGCGAGGATCCCGGCCCGGATCGGGGTCCGGGCGGCACCCGCAACGCGTGAGGAAGATATCGGTCAAGGCGTGCATCGCTGGGCGATCATTCCTCTTTCTTCAACACCGTCACGTGGAGACGGCGGCGGATTTCCATCCCCTGCCGCCGGTAGAGCGCGATGGCCGAATGATTGTTGGTGAAGACGTGCAGGAAGGGAATTTCTCCGCGCGACACAATCTGGCGGGAGATGGCAGATAGCAGCATCTGCCCGTAGCCGCGGCCGCGAAGGGATGGATGCACGCAGACGGCGGTGATCTCGGTGTAGTGAGCGGGCTTCATCCGCTCGCCGATCATCGCGACGAGCTGGCCGTCGACGCGGATGCCGAGGAAGGTGCCAAGTTCATGGGTCCGCGCGTAGAACGG includes these proteins:
- a CDS encoding SRPBCC family protein, which translates into the protein MPESFVVQRETQIAAPRASVFAFLTDPEKIVQWMGSEAVTEMHPGGLYLLKGVGSATARGTFREVVPVHRLAYSFGWEGNDEVPPGSGLIEIDLIEQDGGTLLRMTHSGLPSAAHQASHAKGWIHYIDRLTKAASGEDPGPDRGPGGTRNA